In one Alnus glutinosa chromosome 12, dhAlnGlut1.1, whole genome shotgun sequence genomic region, the following are encoded:
- the LOC133851558 gene encoding probable starch synthase 4, chloroplastic/amyloplastic isoform X2 has product MERSNGDANGLYNKASPNVESEGHDNVKMTQPSNEEMEVKKGDIWRLFREAQQNILYLNKQRLVAIQELNKANKEKQLLVARIKHLEAEKQAGVGKDKVSICWELLLRLDSMVLTGMISTRETSDLRRLVMDHVVGVADVSNDILQKNDAELLAELRHFSDRSKKTGFRIVHICTEMEPLVSVGSLASYVTGLSCALQRKGHLVEVILPKYTIMDLDEVQGLREIETQYYSYFNGQLHGNKIWTGVVHGIGVSFIQPLYYSSFFNREKVYGYSDDFERFTYFSRASLDYIVKSGKQPDVLHIHNWETSIVGPLFWDIFVKQGLGATRVLLTCHDFDLQHLQQPDKLSLCGLDPPRLHRPDRLQDNTKTHLVNILKGGVVYSNKVVIMSSIHSKGRIIRSFSHGLEHTLSIHKDKLVIAPCGFDNSIWDPSKDNFLPENYSVKDMKGKVVCRVALQHHLALSNNASAVLVGCIIAEVSDIDLGNLKAVVRHATRRGVQFIFMDISKNSSKDRVLESIQELLKDENVRFINGLDEALSHLVFAGSDIIMCQSFHDPMLQVPLKALKYGAAPIAVTSTDNTFRHFVDHNYESTKFSQFISSGFGRLSLSQALDEIENNPSRWKQKIMDAMAMDFSWEAECYDVHASAYAAIKNL; this is encoded by the exons ATGGAAAG GAGTAACGGGGATGCCAATGGCTTATATAATAAAGCCTCACCAAATGTGGA GTCAGAAGGCCATGATAATGTGAAGATGACTCAG CCTTCAAATGAGGAAATGGAAGTGAAAAAGGGTGATATTTGGCGACTCTTCAGAGAAGCTCAGCAGA ACATATTGTACTTGAACAAACAACGTCTCGTGGCCATACAGGAGCTGAACAAAGCAAATAAAGAGAAACAATTGTTGGTTGCTAGGATAAAGCATTTGGAAGCAGAAAAGCAGGCTGGTGTTGGAAAAG ATAAGGTATCAATTTGTTGGGAGTTGCTGCTTCGACTAGACTCAATGGTCCTCACTGGCATGATTAGCACTCGGGAGACATCTGATTTGAGAAGGCTGGTCATGGATCACGTGGTTGGTGTGGCTGATGTTTCTAATGATATCCTGCAGAAAAATGATGCTGAGCTTCTAGCAGAACTCCGCCACTTCTCAGATAGAAGCAAAAA GACTGGTTTTCGCATTGTCCACATTTGCACTGAGATGGAACCTTTGGTCTCTGTTGGATCTTTGGCATCATATGTGACAGGCTTATCTTGTGCATTACAAAGAAAGGGACACTTGGTGGAGGTTATTCTACCAAA GTACACGATTATGGACCTAGATGAAGTGCAAGGGCTGCGAGAAATTGAGACACAGTATTATTCGTATTTTAATGGTCAACTACATGGAAACAAAATTTGGACTGG TGTTGTACATGGCATCGGAGTCTCTTTTATTCAACCTCTGTACTACTCATCATTTTTCAACCGTGAGAAGGTATATGGCTACTCAGATGACTTTGAACG GTTTACCTATTTCTCTCGTGCTTCATTGGACTATATTGTAAAATCTGGAAAGCAGCCTGATGTGTTACACATACACAACTGGGAGACTTCTATTGTTGGGCCTCTTTTCTGGGATATATTTGTTAAACAG GGACTTGGGGCTACTAGAGTATTATTGACATGCCATGACTTTGATTTACAG CATCTTCAGCAACCGGATAAACTTTCACTATGTGGATTGGATCCTCCTAGACTTCACCGTCCTGATCGTTTGCAAGATAACACTAAGACACATCTTGTCAACATTTTGAAG GGTGGAGTTGTTTACTCTAATAAGGTTGTGATAATGTCATCCATACACTCAAAAGGCAGGATCATTCGTAGTTTTAGTCATGGATTGGAACATACCTTAAGCATCCACAA GGACAAGTTGGTTATTGCTCCCTGCGGATTTGACAACTCCATTTGGGATCCTTCCAAGGACAATTTTCTTCCAGAAAACTATAGTGTGAAGGATATGAAAGGGAAAGTTGTTTGCAGAGTTGCGTTACAACATCACCTGGCGTTATCCAACAATGCTTCTGCTGTTCTT GTTGGATGCATCATCGCTGAAGTATCAGATATTGATCTGGGGAACCTGAAGGCAGTTGTTCGGCATGCAACCAGGAGAGGTGTCCAG TTTATCTTCATGGATATTAGCAAAAATTCAAGCAAAGATAGGGTGCTGGAATCTATCCAAGAGCTCCTTAAG GATGAAAATGTGAGATTCATAAACGGACTTGATGAAGCACTATCACATTTAGTCTTTGCAGGATCTGACATTATCATGTGCCAATCTTTTCATGATCCTATGCTCCAAGTGCCA CTCAAGGCTTTAAAATATGGAGCTGCTCCAATTGCAGTAACCTCCACTGATAATACATTCAG GCACTTTGTAGATCATAACTATGAGAGCACAAAATTCTCCCAGTTCATCAGTTCTGGCTTTGGAAGACTGTCCTTAAGCCAAGCCCTGGATGAAATT GAGAACAACCCATCAAGATGGAAGCAAAAAATAATGGACGCAATGGCAATGGACTTTTCCTGGGAGGCAGAGTGCTATGACGTGCATGCTTCTGCCTACGCAGCCATAAAGAATTTGTGA
- the LOC133851558 gene encoding probable starch synthase 4, chloroplastic/amyloplastic isoform X3, with product MLTVTSLNAAIPSHPRLPYPSTTYWKPVKARAVCCLRSNGDANGLYNKASPNVESEGHDNVKMTQPSNEEMEVKKGDIWRLFREAQQNILYLNKQRLVAIQELNKANKEKQLLVARIKHLEAEKQAGVGKDKVSICWELLLRLDSMVLTGMISTRETSDLRRLVMDHVVGVADVSNDILQKNDAELLAELRHFSDRSKKTGFRIVHICTEMEPLVSVGSLASYVTGLSCALQRKGHLVEVILPNVVHGIGVSFIQPLYYSSFFNREKVYGYSDDFERFTYFSRASLDYIVKSGKQPDVLHIHNWETSIVGPLFWDIFVKQGLGATRVLLTCHDFDLQHLQQPDKLSLCGLDPPRLHRPDRLQDNTKTHLVNILKGGVVYSNKVVIMSSIHSKGRIIRSFSHGLEHTLSIHKDKLVIAPCGFDNSIWDPSKDNFLPENYSVKDMKGKVVCRVALQHHLALSNNASAVLVGCIIAEVSDIDLGNLKAVVRHATRRGVQFIFMDISKNSSKDRVLESIQELLKDENVRFINGLDEALSHLVFAGSDIIMCQSFHDPMLQVPLKALKYGAAPIAVTSTDNTFRHFVDHNYESTKFSQFISSGFGRLSLSQALDEIENNPSRWKQKIMDAMAMDFSWEAECYDVHASAYAAIKNL from the exons ATGTTAACGGTGACTTCGCTAAATGCAGCGATCCCTTCGCATCCTCGTCTTCCTTACCCAAGCACAACGTACTGGAAACCTGTTAAAGCTCGAGCTGTTTGTTGCTTGAG GAGTAACGGGGATGCCAATGGCTTATATAATAAAGCCTCACCAAATGTGGA GTCAGAAGGCCATGATAATGTGAAGATGACTCAG CCTTCAAATGAGGAAATGGAAGTGAAAAAGGGTGATATTTGGCGACTCTTCAGAGAAGCTCAGCAGA ACATATTGTACTTGAACAAACAACGTCTCGTGGCCATACAGGAGCTGAACAAAGCAAATAAAGAGAAACAATTGTTGGTTGCTAGGATAAAGCATTTGGAAGCAGAAAAGCAGGCTGGTGTTGGAAAAG ATAAGGTATCAATTTGTTGGGAGTTGCTGCTTCGACTAGACTCAATGGTCCTCACTGGCATGATTAGCACTCGGGAGACATCTGATTTGAGAAGGCTGGTCATGGATCACGTGGTTGGTGTGGCTGATGTTTCTAATGATATCCTGCAGAAAAATGATGCTGAGCTTCTAGCAGAACTCCGCCACTTCTCAGATAGAAGCAAAAA GACTGGTTTTCGCATTGTCCACATTTGCACTGAGATGGAACCTTTGGTCTCTGTTGGATCTTTGGCATCATATGTGACAGGCTTATCTTGTGCATTACAAAGAAAGGGACACTTGGTGGAGGTTATTCTACCAAA TGTTGTACATGGCATCGGAGTCTCTTTTATTCAACCTCTGTACTACTCATCATTTTTCAACCGTGAGAAGGTATATGGCTACTCAGATGACTTTGAACG GTTTACCTATTTCTCTCGTGCTTCATTGGACTATATTGTAAAATCTGGAAAGCAGCCTGATGTGTTACACATACACAACTGGGAGACTTCTATTGTTGGGCCTCTTTTCTGGGATATATTTGTTAAACAG GGACTTGGGGCTACTAGAGTATTATTGACATGCCATGACTTTGATTTACAG CATCTTCAGCAACCGGATAAACTTTCACTATGTGGATTGGATCCTCCTAGACTTCACCGTCCTGATCGTTTGCAAGATAACACTAAGACACATCTTGTCAACATTTTGAAG GGTGGAGTTGTTTACTCTAATAAGGTTGTGATAATGTCATCCATACACTCAAAAGGCAGGATCATTCGTAGTTTTAGTCATGGATTGGAACATACCTTAAGCATCCACAA GGACAAGTTGGTTATTGCTCCCTGCGGATTTGACAACTCCATTTGGGATCCTTCCAAGGACAATTTTCTTCCAGAAAACTATAGTGTGAAGGATATGAAAGGGAAAGTTGTTTGCAGAGTTGCGTTACAACATCACCTGGCGTTATCCAACAATGCTTCTGCTGTTCTT GTTGGATGCATCATCGCTGAAGTATCAGATATTGATCTGGGGAACCTGAAGGCAGTTGTTCGGCATGCAACCAGGAGAGGTGTCCAG TTTATCTTCATGGATATTAGCAAAAATTCAAGCAAAGATAGGGTGCTGGAATCTATCCAAGAGCTCCTTAAG GATGAAAATGTGAGATTCATAAACGGACTTGATGAAGCACTATCACATTTAGTCTTTGCAGGATCTGACATTATCATGTGCCAATCTTTTCATGATCCTATGCTCCAAGTGCCA CTCAAGGCTTTAAAATATGGAGCTGCTCCAATTGCAGTAACCTCCACTGATAATACATTCAG GCACTTTGTAGATCATAACTATGAGAGCACAAAATTCTCCCAGTTCATCAGTTCTGGCTTTGGAAGACTGTCCTTAAGCCAAGCCCTGGATGAAATT GAGAACAACCCATCAAGATGGAAGCAAAAAATAATGGACGCAATGGCAATGGACTTTTCCTGGGAGGCAGAGTGCTATGACGTGCATGCTTCTGCCTACGCAGCCATAAAGAATTTGTGA
- the LOC133851558 gene encoding probable starch synthase 4, chloroplastic/amyloplastic isoform X4, with translation MLTVTSLNAAIPSHPRLPYPSTTYWKPVKARAVCCLRSNGDANGLYNKASPNVESEGHDNVKMTQPSNEEMEVKKGDIWRLFREAQQNILYLNKQRLVAIQELNKANKEKQLLVARIKHLEAEKQAGVGKDKVSICWELLLRLDSMVLTGMISTRETSDLRRLVMDHVVGVADVSNDILQKNDAELLAELRHFSDRSKKTGFRIVHICTEMEPLVSVGSLASYVTGLSCALQRKGHLVEVILPKYTIMDLDEVQGLREIETQYYSYFNGQLHGNKIWTGVVHGIGVSFIQPLYYSSFFNREKVYGYSDDFERFTYFSRASLDYIVKSGKQPDVLHIHNWETSIVGPLFWDIFVKQGLGATRVLLTCHDFDLQHLQQPDKLSLCGLDPPRLHRPDRLQDNTKTHLVNILKGGVVYSNKVVIMSSIHSKGRIIRSFSHGLEHTLSIHKDKLVIAPCGFDNSIWDPSKDNFLPENYSVKDMKGKVVCRVALQHHLALSNNASAVLVGCIIAEVSDIDLGNLKAVVRHATRRGVQFIFMDISKNSSKDRVLESIQELLKLKALKYGAAPIAVTSTDNTFRHFVDHNYESTKFSQFISSGFGRLSLSQALDEIENNPSRWKQKIMDAMAMDFSWEAECYDVHASAYAAIKNL, from the exons ATGTTAACGGTGACTTCGCTAAATGCAGCGATCCCTTCGCATCCTCGTCTTCCTTACCCAAGCACAACGTACTGGAAACCTGTTAAAGCTCGAGCTGTTTGTTGCTTGAG GAGTAACGGGGATGCCAATGGCTTATATAATAAAGCCTCACCAAATGTGGA GTCAGAAGGCCATGATAATGTGAAGATGACTCAG CCTTCAAATGAGGAAATGGAAGTGAAAAAGGGTGATATTTGGCGACTCTTCAGAGAAGCTCAGCAGA ACATATTGTACTTGAACAAACAACGTCTCGTGGCCATACAGGAGCTGAACAAAGCAAATAAAGAGAAACAATTGTTGGTTGCTAGGATAAAGCATTTGGAAGCAGAAAAGCAGGCTGGTGTTGGAAAAG ATAAGGTATCAATTTGTTGGGAGTTGCTGCTTCGACTAGACTCAATGGTCCTCACTGGCATGATTAGCACTCGGGAGACATCTGATTTGAGAAGGCTGGTCATGGATCACGTGGTTGGTGTGGCTGATGTTTCTAATGATATCCTGCAGAAAAATGATGCTGAGCTTCTAGCAGAACTCCGCCACTTCTCAGATAGAAGCAAAAA GACTGGTTTTCGCATTGTCCACATTTGCACTGAGATGGAACCTTTGGTCTCTGTTGGATCTTTGGCATCATATGTGACAGGCTTATCTTGTGCATTACAAAGAAAGGGACACTTGGTGGAGGTTATTCTACCAAA GTACACGATTATGGACCTAGATGAAGTGCAAGGGCTGCGAGAAATTGAGACACAGTATTATTCGTATTTTAATGGTCAACTACATGGAAACAAAATTTGGACTGG TGTTGTACATGGCATCGGAGTCTCTTTTATTCAACCTCTGTACTACTCATCATTTTTCAACCGTGAGAAGGTATATGGCTACTCAGATGACTTTGAACG GTTTACCTATTTCTCTCGTGCTTCATTGGACTATATTGTAAAATCTGGAAAGCAGCCTGATGTGTTACACATACACAACTGGGAGACTTCTATTGTTGGGCCTCTTTTCTGGGATATATTTGTTAAACAG GGACTTGGGGCTACTAGAGTATTATTGACATGCCATGACTTTGATTTACAG CATCTTCAGCAACCGGATAAACTTTCACTATGTGGATTGGATCCTCCTAGACTTCACCGTCCTGATCGTTTGCAAGATAACACTAAGACACATCTTGTCAACATTTTGAAG GGTGGAGTTGTTTACTCTAATAAGGTTGTGATAATGTCATCCATACACTCAAAAGGCAGGATCATTCGTAGTTTTAGTCATGGATTGGAACATACCTTAAGCATCCACAA GGACAAGTTGGTTATTGCTCCCTGCGGATTTGACAACTCCATTTGGGATCCTTCCAAGGACAATTTTCTTCCAGAAAACTATAGTGTGAAGGATATGAAAGGGAAAGTTGTTTGCAGAGTTGCGTTACAACATCACCTGGCGTTATCCAACAATGCTTCTGCTGTTCTT GTTGGATGCATCATCGCTGAAGTATCAGATATTGATCTGGGGAACCTGAAGGCAGTTGTTCGGCATGCAACCAGGAGAGGTGTCCAG TTTATCTTCATGGATATTAGCAAAAATTCAAGCAAAGATAGGGTGCTGGAATCTATCCAAGAGCTCCTTAAG CTCAAGGCTTTAAAATATGGAGCTGCTCCAATTGCAGTAACCTCCACTGATAATACATTCAG GCACTTTGTAGATCATAACTATGAGAGCACAAAATTCTCCCAGTTCATCAGTTCTGGCTTTGGAAGACTGTCCTTAAGCCAAGCCCTGGATGAAATT GAGAACAACCCATCAAGATGGAAGCAAAAAATAATGGACGCAATGGCAATGGACTTTTCCTGGGAGGCAGAGTGCTATGACGTGCATGCTTCTGCCTACGCAGCCATAAAGAATTTGTGA
- the LOC133851558 gene encoding probable starch synthase 4, chloroplastic/amyloplastic isoform X1, producing the protein MLTVTSLNAAIPSHPRLPYPSTTYWKPVKARAVCCLRSNGDANGLYNKASPNVESEGHDNVKMTQPSNEEMEVKKGDIWRLFREAQQNILYLNKQRLVAIQELNKANKEKQLLVARIKHLEAEKQAGVGKDKVSICWELLLRLDSMVLTGMISTRETSDLRRLVMDHVVGVADVSNDILQKNDAELLAELRHFSDRSKKTGFRIVHICTEMEPLVSVGSLASYVTGLSCALQRKGHLVEVILPKYTIMDLDEVQGLREIETQYYSYFNGQLHGNKIWTGVVHGIGVSFIQPLYYSSFFNREKVYGYSDDFERFTYFSRASLDYIVKSGKQPDVLHIHNWETSIVGPLFWDIFVKQGLGATRVLLTCHDFDLQHLQQPDKLSLCGLDPPRLHRPDRLQDNTKTHLVNILKGGVVYSNKVVIMSSIHSKGRIIRSFSHGLEHTLSIHKDKLVIAPCGFDNSIWDPSKDNFLPENYSVKDMKGKVVCRVALQHHLALSNNASAVLVGCIIAEVSDIDLGNLKAVVRHATRRGVQFIFMDISKNSSKDRVLESIQELLKDENVRFINGLDEALSHLVFAGSDIIMCQSFHDPMLQVPLKALKYGAAPIAVTSTDNTFRHFVDHNYESTKFSQFISSGFGRLSLSQALDEIENNPSRWKQKIMDAMAMDFSWEAECYDVHASAYAAIKNL; encoded by the exons ATGTTAACGGTGACTTCGCTAAATGCAGCGATCCCTTCGCATCCTCGTCTTCCTTACCCAAGCACAACGTACTGGAAACCTGTTAAAGCTCGAGCTGTTTGTTGCTTGAG GAGTAACGGGGATGCCAATGGCTTATATAATAAAGCCTCACCAAATGTGGA GTCAGAAGGCCATGATAATGTGAAGATGACTCAG CCTTCAAATGAGGAAATGGAAGTGAAAAAGGGTGATATTTGGCGACTCTTCAGAGAAGCTCAGCAGA ACATATTGTACTTGAACAAACAACGTCTCGTGGCCATACAGGAGCTGAACAAAGCAAATAAAGAGAAACAATTGTTGGTTGCTAGGATAAAGCATTTGGAAGCAGAAAAGCAGGCTGGTGTTGGAAAAG ATAAGGTATCAATTTGTTGGGAGTTGCTGCTTCGACTAGACTCAATGGTCCTCACTGGCATGATTAGCACTCGGGAGACATCTGATTTGAGAAGGCTGGTCATGGATCACGTGGTTGGTGTGGCTGATGTTTCTAATGATATCCTGCAGAAAAATGATGCTGAGCTTCTAGCAGAACTCCGCCACTTCTCAGATAGAAGCAAAAA GACTGGTTTTCGCATTGTCCACATTTGCACTGAGATGGAACCTTTGGTCTCTGTTGGATCTTTGGCATCATATGTGACAGGCTTATCTTGTGCATTACAAAGAAAGGGACACTTGGTGGAGGTTATTCTACCAAA GTACACGATTATGGACCTAGATGAAGTGCAAGGGCTGCGAGAAATTGAGACACAGTATTATTCGTATTTTAATGGTCAACTACATGGAAACAAAATTTGGACTGG TGTTGTACATGGCATCGGAGTCTCTTTTATTCAACCTCTGTACTACTCATCATTTTTCAACCGTGAGAAGGTATATGGCTACTCAGATGACTTTGAACG GTTTACCTATTTCTCTCGTGCTTCATTGGACTATATTGTAAAATCTGGAAAGCAGCCTGATGTGTTACACATACACAACTGGGAGACTTCTATTGTTGGGCCTCTTTTCTGGGATATATTTGTTAAACAG GGACTTGGGGCTACTAGAGTATTATTGACATGCCATGACTTTGATTTACAG CATCTTCAGCAACCGGATAAACTTTCACTATGTGGATTGGATCCTCCTAGACTTCACCGTCCTGATCGTTTGCAAGATAACACTAAGACACATCTTGTCAACATTTTGAAG GGTGGAGTTGTTTACTCTAATAAGGTTGTGATAATGTCATCCATACACTCAAAAGGCAGGATCATTCGTAGTTTTAGTCATGGATTGGAACATACCTTAAGCATCCACAA GGACAAGTTGGTTATTGCTCCCTGCGGATTTGACAACTCCATTTGGGATCCTTCCAAGGACAATTTTCTTCCAGAAAACTATAGTGTGAAGGATATGAAAGGGAAAGTTGTTTGCAGAGTTGCGTTACAACATCACCTGGCGTTATCCAACAATGCTTCTGCTGTTCTT GTTGGATGCATCATCGCTGAAGTATCAGATATTGATCTGGGGAACCTGAAGGCAGTTGTTCGGCATGCAACCAGGAGAGGTGTCCAG TTTATCTTCATGGATATTAGCAAAAATTCAAGCAAAGATAGGGTGCTGGAATCTATCCAAGAGCTCCTTAAG GATGAAAATGTGAGATTCATAAACGGACTTGATGAAGCACTATCACATTTAGTCTTTGCAGGATCTGACATTATCATGTGCCAATCTTTTCATGATCCTATGCTCCAAGTGCCA CTCAAGGCTTTAAAATATGGAGCTGCTCCAATTGCAGTAACCTCCACTGATAATACATTCAG GCACTTTGTAGATCATAACTATGAGAGCACAAAATTCTCCCAGTTCATCAGTTCTGGCTTTGGAAGACTGTCCTTAAGCCAAGCCCTGGATGAAATT GAGAACAACCCATCAAGATGGAAGCAAAAAATAATGGACGCAATGGCAATGGACTTTTCCTGGGAGGCAGAGTGCTATGACGTGCATGCTTCTGCCTACGCAGCCATAAAGAATTTGTGA
- the LOC133851558 gene encoding probable starch synthase 4, chloroplastic/amyloplastic isoform X5 produces the protein MEVKKGDIWRLFREAQQNILYLNKQRLVAIQELNKANKEKQLLVARIKHLEAEKQAGVGKDKVSICWELLLRLDSMVLTGMISTRETSDLRRLVMDHVVGVADVSNDILQKNDAELLAELRHFSDRSKKTGFRIVHICTEMEPLVSVGSLASYVTGLSCALQRKGHLVEVILPKYTIMDLDEVQGLREIETQYYSYFNGQLHGNKIWTGVVHGIGVSFIQPLYYSSFFNREKVYGYSDDFERFTYFSRASLDYIVKSGKQPDVLHIHNWETSIVGPLFWDIFVKQGLGATRVLLTCHDFDLQHLQQPDKLSLCGLDPPRLHRPDRLQDNTKTHLVNILKGGVVYSNKVVIMSSIHSKGRIIRSFSHGLEHTLSIHKDKLVIAPCGFDNSIWDPSKDNFLPENYSVKDMKGKVVCRVALQHHLALSNNASAVLVGCIIAEVSDIDLGNLKAVVRHATRRGVQFIFMDISKNSSKDRVLESIQELLKDENVRFINGLDEALSHLVFAGSDIIMCQSFHDPMLQVPLKALKYGAAPIAVTSTDNTFRHFVDHNYESTKFSQFISSGFGRLSLSQALDEIENNPSRWKQKIMDAMAMDFSWEAECYDVHASAYAAIKNL, from the exons ATGGAAGTGAAAAAGGGTGATATTTGGCGACTCTTCAGAGAAGCTCAGCAGA ACATATTGTACTTGAACAAACAACGTCTCGTGGCCATACAGGAGCTGAACAAAGCAAATAAAGAGAAACAATTGTTGGTTGCTAGGATAAAGCATTTGGAAGCAGAAAAGCAGGCTGGTGTTGGAAAAG ATAAGGTATCAATTTGTTGGGAGTTGCTGCTTCGACTAGACTCAATGGTCCTCACTGGCATGATTAGCACTCGGGAGACATCTGATTTGAGAAGGCTGGTCATGGATCACGTGGTTGGTGTGGCTGATGTTTCTAATGATATCCTGCAGAAAAATGATGCTGAGCTTCTAGCAGAACTCCGCCACTTCTCAGATAGAAGCAAAAA GACTGGTTTTCGCATTGTCCACATTTGCACTGAGATGGAACCTTTGGTCTCTGTTGGATCTTTGGCATCATATGTGACAGGCTTATCTTGTGCATTACAAAGAAAGGGACACTTGGTGGAGGTTATTCTACCAAA GTACACGATTATGGACCTAGATGAAGTGCAAGGGCTGCGAGAAATTGAGACACAGTATTATTCGTATTTTAATGGTCAACTACATGGAAACAAAATTTGGACTGG TGTTGTACATGGCATCGGAGTCTCTTTTATTCAACCTCTGTACTACTCATCATTTTTCAACCGTGAGAAGGTATATGGCTACTCAGATGACTTTGAACG GTTTACCTATTTCTCTCGTGCTTCATTGGACTATATTGTAAAATCTGGAAAGCAGCCTGATGTGTTACACATACACAACTGGGAGACTTCTATTGTTGGGCCTCTTTTCTGGGATATATTTGTTAAACAG GGACTTGGGGCTACTAGAGTATTATTGACATGCCATGACTTTGATTTACAG CATCTTCAGCAACCGGATAAACTTTCACTATGTGGATTGGATCCTCCTAGACTTCACCGTCCTGATCGTTTGCAAGATAACACTAAGACACATCTTGTCAACATTTTGAAG GGTGGAGTTGTTTACTCTAATAAGGTTGTGATAATGTCATCCATACACTCAAAAGGCAGGATCATTCGTAGTTTTAGTCATGGATTGGAACATACCTTAAGCATCCACAA GGACAAGTTGGTTATTGCTCCCTGCGGATTTGACAACTCCATTTGGGATCCTTCCAAGGACAATTTTCTTCCAGAAAACTATAGTGTGAAGGATATGAAAGGGAAAGTTGTTTGCAGAGTTGCGTTACAACATCACCTGGCGTTATCCAACAATGCTTCTGCTGTTCTT GTTGGATGCATCATCGCTGAAGTATCAGATATTGATCTGGGGAACCTGAAGGCAGTTGTTCGGCATGCAACCAGGAGAGGTGTCCAG TTTATCTTCATGGATATTAGCAAAAATTCAAGCAAAGATAGGGTGCTGGAATCTATCCAAGAGCTCCTTAAG GATGAAAATGTGAGATTCATAAACGGACTTGATGAAGCACTATCACATTTAGTCTTTGCAGGATCTGACATTATCATGTGCCAATCTTTTCATGATCCTATGCTCCAAGTGCCA CTCAAGGCTTTAAAATATGGAGCTGCTCCAATTGCAGTAACCTCCACTGATAATACATTCAG GCACTTTGTAGATCATAACTATGAGAGCACAAAATTCTCCCAGTTCATCAGTTCTGGCTTTGGAAGACTGTCCTTAAGCCAAGCCCTGGATGAAATT GAGAACAACCCATCAAGATGGAAGCAAAAAATAATGGACGCAATGGCAATGGACTTTTCCTGGGAGGCAGAGTGCTATGACGTGCATGCTTCTGCCTACGCAGCCATAAAGAATTTGTGA
- the LOC133852101 gene encoding uncharacterized protein LOC133852101: MALLSASALKIVSLSSVSRCFLPRNDPTTFSSSPSQSSKHTRNSFNCSFRLSYRFSAVEDDDDTGNNCSFDEAIALFNDREYYKCHDFLEALWNKAQEPTRTLIHGILQCAVGFHHLFNQNHRGAMMELGEGLCKLRKMNFESGPFHQFEQEISAALDFIYQTQIELAACTDDLCLAMDQSERSYQLLGSYGAGQHLYSLQSDPDQIMYIVFCPQRSYAASTPPKVKLPLLNATKEHLVAFEYK; encoded by the exons ATGGCGCTTCTATCTGCTTCTGCTCTCAAGATTGTTTCTCTTTCATCAGTCTCTCGTTGTTTTCTTCCTCGTAACGATCCTACCACCTTTTCTTCATCGCCATCGCAATCGTCCAAACACACGAGAAACTCTTTCAACTGCTCCTTTCGCCTTTCATATCGATTTTCTGCTGTGGAAGACGATGATGATACCGGGAACAATTGCAGCTTTGACGAAGCAATCGCGCTCTTCAACGACAGAGAATACTATAAATGCCATGACTTTCTTGAAGCTCTCTGGAACAAGGCTCAAGAGCCTACCAGAACTCTGATTCATGGCATTCTACAATGTGCTGTGGGATTTCATCACCTCTTTAATCAG AACCATAGAGGAGCCATGATGGAGCTGGGAGAGGGACTGTGTAAGCTAAGAAAGATGAATTTTGAGAGCGGACCATTTCATCAGTTTGAGCAAGAGATTTCTGCAGCTCTGGATTTTATTTACCAGACCCAGATTGAATTAGCTGCAT GCACTGATGACCTTTGTCTTGCAATGGATCAATCAGAGAGGTCGTACCAACTTCTTGGGAGCTACGGTGCTGGACAACATCTTTATAGCCTACAAAGTGACCCTGATCAAATAATGTACATTGTGTTTTGCCCTCAGAGGTCTTATGCTGCCAGTACGCCACCAAAGGTGAAGCTTCCGCTCCTTAATGCAACCAAAGAACACCTTGTGGCCTTTGAGTACAAGTGA